In a genomic window of Struthio camelus isolate bStrCam1 chromosome 16, bStrCam1.hap1, whole genome shotgun sequence:
- the MRPS12 gene encoding small ribosomal subunit protein uS12m, with amino-acid sequence MATLNQMQRQGRPKPPPAKPGATFGRPQLKGVVVKNLIRKPKKPNSANRKCVRVRLSNGREVVCFVPGEGHNLQEHHVVLAQGGRTQDLPGVKLAVVRGKYDCAHVQKKK; translated from the coding sequence ATGGCCACCCTGAACCAGATGCAGCGGCAGGGCCGACCCAAACCTCCCCCCGCCAAACCGGGCGCCACTTTCGGCCGCCCCCAACTCAAGGGGGTGGTCGTCAAGAACCTCATCCGGAAACCCAAGAAACCCAACTCGGCCAACAGGAAATGCGTCCGCGTGCGCCTGAGCAACGGCAGGGAGGTCGTCTGCTTCGTCCCCGGCGAGGGCCACAACCTGCAGGAGCACCACGTCGTCCTGGCGCAGGGCGGCCGCACGCAGGACTTGCCCGGCGTGAAGCTCGCCGTCGTGCGCGGCAAGTACGACTGCGCCCACGTCCAGAAGAAGAAGtga